From the genome of Gracilinanus agilis isolate LMUSP501 chromosome 2, AgileGrace, whole genome shotgun sequence, one region includes:
- the LPL gene encoding lipoprotein lipase → MEGKALILVVLGLCFQSLVTSRGVAAAGSNRRRGNENFEDIESKFALRTPEEITEDRCHLVPGDINSVAGCNFNHSSKTFVVIHGWTVTGMYESWVPKLVGALFKREPDSNVIVVDWLSRAQQHYPVSAGYTKVVGQDVARFINWLSEQFNYPLDNIHFLGYSLGAHAAGVAGSLTNKKINRITGLDPAGPNFEYAEAPSRLSPDDADFVDVLHTFTRGSPGRSIGIQKPVGHVDIYPNGGFFQPGCNLFDAINQIATKGLGDMDQLVKCSHERSIHLFIDSLLNEENPSKAYRCSSKEAFDKGLCLSCKKNRCNNMGYEINKVRAKRSSKMYLKTRSQMPYKVFHYQVKLHFLGTESVTQTNQVLLVSLYGTIAESEDISVTLPEMSTNKTYSFLIYTEIDIGELLMVKVQWQSDSFFSWSDWWSSTGFGIQKIRVKAGETQKKVVFCSRENISHLKKGKDPLSFVKCYDKSLNKKAV, encoded by the exons gaagaagaggaaatgaaaattttgaagACATTGAAAGCAAATTTGCTCTGAGGACACCAGAGGAAATCACTGAAGATAGATGCCACCTGGTTCCTGGAGACATCAATTCTGTGGCTGGCTGTAACTTCAATCATAGCAGCAAAACCTTTGTGGTGATTCATGGATGGACG GTGACGGGAATGTATGAGAGCTGGGTGCCCAAACTTGTAGGGGCTCTGTTCAAGAGGGAACCAGACTCCAATGTCATTGTAGTCGATTGGCTGTCGAGAGCCCAACAGCATTATCCAGTATCTGCCGGTTACACAAAGGTGGTGGGACAAGACGTTGCCAGATTTATCAATTGGCTGTCG GAACAGTTCAACTACCCACTAGACAACATTCATTTCTTGGGGTACAGTCTTGGAGCCCATGCTGCTGGCGTTGCAGGAAGTCTGACAAATAAGAAGATTAACAGAATTACTG gctTAGATCCTGCTGGTCCTAATTTTGAATATGCTGAAGCTCCCAGTCGCCTTTCTCCAGATGATGCAGATTTTGTGGATGTCTTGCACACTTTCACTCGAGGATCTCCGGGTAGAAGTATTGGAATCCAGAAGCCAGTGGGCCATGTTGACATTTATCCTAATGGAGGCTTCTTTCAACCAGGGTGCAATCTTTTTGACGCTATTAATCAAATTGCAACAAAAGGCCTTGGAG ACATGGATCAGCTAGTAAAGTGCTCTCATGAACGATCCATTCATCTCTTCATTGACTCCCTCCTGAATGAAGAAAACCCAAGTAAGGCATACCGTTGCAGTTCAAAGGAAGCCTTTGATAAAGGGCTCTGCTTAAGCTGTAAGAAGAATCGCTGCAACAACATGGGTTATGAGATCAATAAAGTGAGAGCCAAGAGAAGCAGCAAAATGTACCTGAAGACCCGTTCTCAGATGCCCTACAAAG TTTTCCATTATCAAGTGAAGTTACATTTTCTTGGGACTGAAAGTGTGACTCAGACCAATCAGGTGTTGCTGGTCTCTCTGTATGGCACCATAGCTGAGAGTGAAGACATCTCTGTTACCCT GCCTGAAATGTCCACCAACAAGACTTATTCCTTTCTGATTTACACTGAGATCGATATTGGAGAACTACTCATGGTGAAAGTACAGTGGCAAAGTGATTCATTCTTTAGCTGGTCTGACTGGTGGAGCAGCACTGGTTTTGGCATCCAGAAAATCAGAGTCAAAGCAGGAGAAACTCAGAAAAA GGTTGTCTTCTGTTCCAGAGAAAATATATCCcatttgaagaaaggaaaagacccTTTGTCATTTGTGAAATGCTATGACAAATCACTGAACAAAAAGGCTGTCTG a